Proteins encoded within one genomic window of uncultured Draconibacterium sp.:
- a CDS encoding OmpA family protein, giving the protein MKRFKNIALILFLTMLCIGVQAQDSKRSDKLFEEARKYYVEDNYPAAIETADKLLEKDPDYASAHLLLAEIYKDLDSTRLEIKHLTKAVELDDNPLIDFRLGESFYKLGMYSEALSFYKKYKENKNIPEKRQFLLACKIASCRFALNSIENPVAFEPTNLGDEINTPNDEYWPTPSLDGKHLVFTRLMKDGGRPQEDFFMAEIDSFNWDNAVPMSEVNTSDNEGAQTLSADAKILFFTACNRGDGLGSCDIYFSQLVEGKWTEPQNAGAPLNTSSWEGQPSLSSDNRYLYFSSNRPGGMGQKDIWRITFNGFSDDGKPQWGKPENMKALNTSGDEISPFIHANNHNFYFASDTHVGMGGLDLFTAEITEYGEVKNLKNMGYPINTYKDDMGLTISSIGDIAYFSSARESDNGLDIFSFNLDRGLQPRPVTYIKAKVTNKATTAPVMADIELVNLNSSASEPRVEKADENGQIMLALPVGRDYAFNVSEDGFMFYSQSMRLADENSLTDPFILNIELEPIEVGAEMDLHNIYYETDSFAILTESEPELQKLVSFLKNNSGLKVEIQGHTDSSGTPESNLELSKLRAKSVVDYLVENGITSSRLQSEGYGDTKPVATNETVEGRRLNRRTTIKIIAK; this is encoded by the coding sequence ATGAAAAGATTTAAAAATATAGCTCTGATTCTATTTCTCACTATGCTTTGTATTGGCGTTCAGGCACAGGATTCAAAACGATCAGACAAGTTGTTTGAAGAAGCCCGAAAGTATTATGTCGAAGATAATTACCCGGCAGCTATTGAAACGGCAGATAAGCTTTTAGAGAAGGATCCGGATTACGCAAGTGCGCATCTTCTGTTGGCTGAAATCTATAAAGATTTGGATTCAACTCGCCTGGAAATAAAACACCTGACAAAAGCAGTTGAGTTGGATGATAACCCACTGATCGATTTTCGTTTAGGAGAATCGTTTTATAAGCTGGGCATGTATTCCGAGGCGCTTAGTTTCTACAAAAAATATAAGGAGAACAAGAATATTCCGGAGAAGCGGCAGTTTCTTTTGGCCTGTAAAATTGCCAGTTGCCGTTTTGCTCTGAACAGTATCGAGAATCCGGTAGCATTTGAACCTACTAATTTAGGTGATGAAATAAATACTCCTAATGATGAATACTGGCCAACGCCGTCGCTTGATGGTAAACATTTGGTTTTTACCCGTTTGATGAAAGACGGCGGACGACCACAGGAAGATTTTTTTATGGCCGAGATCGACTCGTTCAACTGGGACAACGCCGTTCCGATGAGCGAAGTAAACACTTCGGATAACGAAGGGGCACAAACATTATCGGCCGATGCAAAAATTCTGTTTTTTACCGCTTGCAACCGCGGAGATGGTTTGGGAAGTTGCGATATTTATTTCTCGCAATTGGTGGAAGGAAAATGGACCGAACCGCAAAATGCAGGAGCGCCGTTAAACACTTCGTCGTGGGAAGGACAACCTTCGCTGTCGTCGGATAATCGTTATCTCTATTTCTCGAGTAACCGGCCCGGAGGAATGGGACAAAAAGATATTTGGCGAATTACTTTTAACGGATTTTCAGACGATGGAAAACCGCAATGGGGTAAGCCGGAAAATATGAAAGCATTGAATACTTCGGGAGACGAGATTTCGCCTTTCATTCATGCTAATAACCACAACTTTTACTTTGCTTCCGATACGCATGTTGGTATGGGAGGGCTCGATTTGTTTACAGCGGAAATAACGGAATATGGAGAAGTAAAGAACCTGAAAAATATGGGTTACCCGATAAATACTTACAAAGATGACATGGGATTGACCATCAGTTCGATTGGTGATATTGCGTATTTTTCGTCGGCAAGGGAATCGGATAACGGGCTTGATATTTTTTCGTTTAATCTCGATCGTGGTTTGCAGCCGCGTCCTGTTACTTATATCAAGGCAAAAGTTACAAACAAAGCAACAACAGCGCCGGTTATGGCCGATATCGAGCTGGTTAACCTGAATTCATCAGCTAGTGAACCACGCGTTGAAAAGGCTGACGAAAACGGACAGATTATGCTGGCATTGCCTGTTGGCCGCGATTATGCATTTAATGTTTCGGAAGATGGATTTATGTTTTACTCACAATCCATGCGGCTGGCCGATGAGAATTCCTTAACTGATCCGTTTATTCTGAACATTGAATTGGAGCCAATAGAAGTTGGAGCCGAAATGGATCTTCACAATATTTATTACGAAACCGATTCGTTTGCTATTCTTACCGAGTCAGAACCGGAACTGCAGAAACTGGTTAGCTTTTTGAAAAATAACAGTGGTTTAAAAGTGGAGATTCAGGGACATACCGATAGTTCGGGTACCCCGGAAAGTAACCTTGAGCTTTCGAAACTCAGGGCAAAATCAGTGGTTGATTACCTCGTTGAGAATGGCATTACAAGCAGTCGTTTGCAATCAGAAGGTTATGGCGATACAAAACCTGTAGCTACCAACGAAACGGTTGAAGGACGTCGGTTAAATCGTAGAACAACGATTAAAATCATCGCGAAATAA
- a CDS encoding PaaI family thioesterase, with protein MKKIKNPWKDPKNIGEYNCFACSPYNSAGLQLEFWEDGDEIISKWKPERSYEGWIGVLHGGIQATLLDEIGGWVVMLKLKTAGVTTDMQVSYLKAVKVSKGEVTIKGKLESHEGRTAKISASLYDGAGEECAKAEVSYFVFPEKIAKARYQYPGYEAFYD; from the coding sequence ATGAAAAAAATCAAAAATCCCTGGAAAGATCCAAAGAACATTGGCGAATACAATTGTTTTGCCTGTTCGCCATACAACAGTGCGGGCCTGCAGCTCGAGTTTTGGGAAGATGGTGATGAGATTATCTCAAAATGGAAACCGGAGCGGAGTTACGAAGGCTGGATTGGTGTTTTGCATGGCGGAATTCAAGCTACCTTGCTCGATGAAATAGGTGGTTGGGTAGTTATGTTGAAGCTAAAAACTGCCGGTGTCACCACCGATATGCAGGTGAGTTATTTAAAAGCAGTGAAAGTCTCAAAAGGCGAGGTTACCATAAAAGGAAAGCTGGAATCGCACGAGGGGCGAACAGCAAAAATAAGTGCATCGCTTTATGATGGTGCTGGTGAGGAGTGTGCAAAAGCAGAAGTTTCGTACTTTGTTTTTCCTGAGAAAATTGCCAAAGCACGTTACCAATACCCCGGTTATGAGGCATTTTACGATTAA
- a CDS encoding prohibitin family protein, protein MKFNFKSSYLVLGAVVLIILLLFGGRMFKILKPGEKAVIFKPYTTGLDKENIFGEGFHVIAPWNELEIYNVREQQRDETMDVLDKNGLSVNVDVTVRFNPSYSKIGFLHEQFGVNFINVLVIPEVRSSVRQVAGRYTAEEIYSTKRAEVEQTIITETKKVLSENFIDMRALLIRSINLPAQIKGAIENKLQQEQEALAYEFRLKREESEAERRRIEAEGIANYNRIINASLTDKILTQRGIEATTSLAESPNSKVVVIGSGKDGLPIILGNN, encoded by the coding sequence ATGAAGTTCAATTTTAAATCATCTTACCTGGTACTGGGGGCTGTTGTATTAATTATTCTGCTGCTTTTTGGCGGCCGCATGTTTAAAATATTAAAGCCTGGTGAAAAGGCGGTAATTTTTAAGCCTTACACCACCGGTTTGGATAAAGAGAATATTTTTGGTGAAGGATTTCACGTAATCGCTCCCTGGAATGAGCTGGAAATATATAATGTACGCGAGCAGCAGCGCGATGAAACAATGGACGTTCTGGATAAAAACGGTCTTTCGGTGAATGTTGATGTTACAGTACGTTTTAATCCATCGTATAGCAAAATTGGATTTTTGCATGAGCAGTTTGGAGTAAACTTTATTAATGTATTGGTTATTCCTGAAGTTCGTTCATCTGTTCGTCAGGTTGCCGGTCGTTACACTGCCGAGGAGATTTATTCTACAAAGAGGGCAGAAGTTGAGCAGACCATAATTACGGAAACAAAAAAAGTATTGAGTGAGAATTTTATCGATATGCGTGCTTTGTTAATCCGTTCGATAAATTTACCTGCTCAGATAAAAGGCGCTATTGAAAATAAACTGCAGCAGGAACAGGAAGCTTTGGCTTATGAATTCCGTTTAAAACGTGAAGAGTCGGAAGCAGAACGTAGAAGAATTGAGGCCGAAGGTATTGCCAATTACAACCGTATTATCAATGCCAGTTTAACAGATAAAATTCTAACACAGCGAGGTATTGAGGCAACAACATCGCTGGCTGAGTCACCTAATTCGAAAGTTGTTGTTATTGGCAGCGGCAAAGACGGGCTGCCTATTATTTTAGGAAATAATTAG
- a CDS encoding gamma-glutamyl-gamma-aminobutyrate hydrolase family protein (Members of this family of hydrolases with an active site Cys residue belong to MEROPS family C26.): MKKLLLLLVAFLLISNAFAQHFFDTDFNTRKKYIILCDPSVHRIKTIQYLTDNNILKVKKNKVKFVGVYYEGQKTDYTKTQDYINKNGLDNFFLHEITGELNETNLYQENDVTDQLKKVFDNSIGIIFFGGADIPPAIYGEENTKSGVYTPARHYYEATFMFHLLGGCQNESFKPFLAERPYYVVTGFCLGMQTMNVGTGGTLIQDIPAEIYNAETPEETVAIGRANMHRNYWQLIEEDSLFMGINLHTIQFTDNPFFGETIKMSKKATPRIYSSHHQAIEKLGKGLEVTCLSPDGKIIEGVAHSTYPHVFAVQFHPEVSALYEDMGLKIFHPDDEPKTYHDILGKSDVKFHKDYWKHISESFKDVKKPKH; the protein is encoded by the coding sequence ATGAAAAAGCTGCTTTTACTTCTGGTTGCGTTTCTGTTGATTAGTAACGCGTTCGCCCAACATTTTTTCGACACTGATTTTAACACCCGCAAAAAGTACATTATTCTTTGCGATCCCTCGGTGCATAGAATAAAAACCATCCAATACCTCACCGACAATAACATTTTGAAAGTGAAGAAGAACAAGGTAAAATTTGTTGGTGTTTATTACGAGGGACAGAAAACCGATTACACAAAAACGCAAGACTACATAAATAAAAACGGGCTCGATAACTTTTTTCTGCACGAAATTACCGGAGAGCTTAACGAAACGAATTTATACCAGGAAAATGATGTTACCGATCAGTTGAAAAAGGTTTTCGACAACTCAATCGGGATAATCTTTTTTGGTGGAGCGGATATTCCGCCAGCTATTTATGGCGAGGAAAATACAAAATCGGGAGTGTACACTCCTGCCCGCCACTATTACGAAGCCACTTTTATGTTTCACTTGCTGGGAGGCTGCCAGAACGAATCGTTTAAACCTTTCCTTGCCGAGCGCCCCTATTATGTGGTAACCGGTTTTTGCCTGGGCATGCAAACCATGAATGTGGGAACCGGCGGAACTCTGATACAGGATATTCCGGCTGAAATTTACAACGCCGAAACACCTGAAGAAACCGTTGCCATTGGCCGCGCAAATATGCATCGCAATTACTGGCAGTTAATCGAGGAAGATTCGCTTTTTATGGGCATTAACCTGCATACGATACAATTTACCGACAACCCGTTTTTTGGCGAAACCATAAAAATGTCGAAAAAAGCTACTCCGCGCATTTACAGCAGTCACCACCAGGCCATTGAAAAATTGGGAAAAGGACTGGAGGTAACCTGTTTATCGCCCGACGGTAAAATTATTGAAGGTGTTGCGCACAGCACTTACCCGCATGTTTTTGCCGTTCAGTTTCACCCTGAAGTTTCAGCCTTATACGAAGATATGGGACTTAAAATCTTCCACCCGGATGATGAGCCAAAAACGTATCACGATATCCTTGGAAAATCTGATGTGAAATTTCATAAAGATTACTGGAAACACATTTCCGAATCGTTTAAAGACGTGAAAAAGCCCAAGCACTAA
- the ovoA gene encoding 5-histidylcysteine sulfoxide synthase, with product MNNLIAHTTDLINGNAEEKKAEIRDYFLKTYTLDEKLYEHLKNDRAFYQRADPLRHPLIFYFGHTAVFFINKLVLAKIIDHRINSHFESVFAIGVDEMSWDDLNESNYDWPTVKEVLEYRQKVKEVVLDVIDSTLLTLPINWENPFWIIMMGIEHERIHIETSSVLIRQLPLEFLKPNVFDVPCKESGDVPKNKMLDVEGGEVVLGKPYDHRFYGWDVEYGEHKVEIESFKASEYLISNGEFLEFVEDEGYKTEEYWTEEGWNWKQYQKTEFPLFWRKSDDKYFLRLFDQEIEMPWNWPVELNCLETKAFANWKTKKEGKTFRLPTEAEWYRLAEQNGINDGNFNTVQANIGLEKFVSPCPVSQFKQGDFYDIVGNVWQWTETPVTGYPGFKVHPLYDDFSTPTFDGKHNMIKGGSWISTGNEATWHARYAFRRHFYQHAGFRLVESENPLIIRNDSYETDSEVAQSCEFNYGEPVLGFENFPKTIAEICKQYAGNQNSLKLLDLNCDTGRTVFELSDSFKQITGIDFSARFIRMAIQLQEQGFIRYITKDEGELVHYHDVQLSELGLSPNDNLQFMQADANNLKPIYSGYDVILAINLLEELYNPKQFLATIHERLNAGGILILGSTYDWEKNKIKRENWPGAFKKDGEPVTSFEGIKALLQDNFELVEEPKNKPAATHISTRNIDVSVVEISVWKKI from the coding sequence ATGAACAATTTGATAGCCCATACAACCGATTTGATTAACGGAAATGCCGAAGAAAAAAAGGCGGAAATCCGCGATTACTTTTTGAAAACATATACACTTGATGAAAAACTTTATGAGCACCTAAAAAACGATAGAGCTTTTTATCAACGGGCCGATCCGCTGCGGCATCCGCTCATTTTTTATTTCGGACATACCGCCGTGTTTTTTATTAATAAACTGGTGTTGGCTAAAATTATCGATCATCGTATAAATTCCCATTTTGAATCGGTGTTTGCAATTGGAGTGGACGAAATGAGTTGGGACGATTTAAATGAATCGAACTATGACTGGCCTACCGTAAAAGAGGTTCTCGAATACCGTCAGAAAGTTAAAGAAGTAGTGCTGGATGTAATCGACTCAACTCTGCTGACTTTGCCCATTAACTGGGAGAATCCGTTTTGGATTATCATGATGGGAATTGAACATGAACGCATTCATATCGAAACTTCTTCGGTGCTGATACGGCAATTGCCGCTGGAATTTTTAAAACCGAATGTTTTCGATGTGCCGTGTAAAGAGTCGGGTGACGTACCTAAAAATAAAATGCTGGACGTTGAAGGAGGAGAAGTGGTTCTGGGAAAACCATACGATCATCGTTTCTACGGCTGGGATGTTGAATACGGTGAGCATAAGGTTGAGATTGAAAGTTTTAAGGCGTCGGAATATTTGATTTCAAATGGCGAATTTCTTGAATTTGTTGAAGACGAAGGTTATAAAACAGAGGAATACTGGACTGAAGAAGGCTGGAATTGGAAACAATATCAAAAGACTGAATTTCCGTTGTTTTGGAGAAAAAGCGACGATAAATATTTCTTGCGACTTTTTGATCAGGAAATTGAAATGCCCTGGAACTGGCCTGTTGAACTGAATTGCTTGGAAACAAAAGCATTTGCCAACTGGAAGACCAAAAAAGAAGGCAAAACATTTCGTTTGCCAACCGAAGCGGAGTGGTATCGACTGGCGGAACAAAATGGCATAAACGATGGCAATTTTAACACTGTTCAAGCAAATATTGGACTGGAAAAGTTTGTTTCGCCATGTCCGGTGAGTCAATTCAAGCAAGGAGATTTTTACGATATCGTCGGAAATGTGTGGCAATGGACAGAAACGCCGGTTACGGGTTATCCAGGCTTTAAAGTGCACCCGTTGTATGACGATTTCTCAACACCTACTTTTGATGGTAAACACAATATGATCAAAGGAGGATCGTGGATTTCAACCGGAAATGAAGCAACGTGGCATGCACGCTACGCTTTTCGCCGGCATTTTTATCAGCATGCAGGATTTCGTTTGGTGGAATCTGAAAATCCACTGATTATTCGCAACGACTCGTATGAAACTGATTCGGAAGTGGCACAGTCGTGTGAGTTTAATTATGGAGAGCCGGTTTTGGGATTCGAAAATTTTCCGAAAACCATCGCTGAAATCTGCAAACAATACGCAGGCAACCAAAACTCTCTGAAACTGCTCGATTTAAATTGCGATACCGGAAGAACTGTTTTCGAATTGTCCGACTCCTTTAAACAAATTACCGGAATTGATTTCTCCGCGCGTTTTATCCGAATGGCGATTCAGTTGCAGGAACAAGGTTTTATTCGTTACATAACCAAAGACGAAGGCGAGCTGGTGCATTATCACGATGTACAGTTGTCGGAACTTGGGCTGAGTCCTAACGATAACCTGCAATTTATGCAAGCCGATGCCAATAATCTGAAACCAATTTACAGCGGCTACGATGTTATTTTGGCTATTAATTTATTGGAGGAACTGTATAACCCGAAACAGTTTTTGGCGACAATTCACGAGCGATTAAACGCCGGAGGTATTCTAATTTTAGGATCGACATATGATTGGGAGAAAAACAAAATAAAACGCGAAAACTGGCCAGGTGCATTTAAAAAAGATGGCGAGCCGGTTACCTCGTTTGAAGGTATAAAAGCATTGCTGCAGGATAATTTTGAATTAGTTGAAGAACCCAAAAATAAGCCTGCAGCAACCCATATTTCTACCCGAAATATTGATGTGTCTGTGGTCGAAATATCTGTTTGGAAAAAGATTTAA
- a CDS encoding GNAT family N-acetyltransferase — MIFINVDERKFEAYKNDLVKLYIDTFSAGESFQYYTEEETAAYLKSLFAVGSGIFAMEENELDAAILLTPLSFDQLLPKEIAENFDVNRSVYVAEMMVEKSKQGQGIGKKLLNFFLEGTADRDKFDNAFIRVWVENKAAIGLYKNMGFEPCASIVQPKLLADKSETFDFEKIYLHQKLS; from the coding sequence ATGATATTTATTAATGTAGACGAACGGAAATTTGAAGCCTACAAAAACGACCTGGTAAAATTGTATATCGATACATTTTCGGCGGGAGAAAGTTTTCAGTATTATACTGAAGAAGAAACGGCTGCCTACCTTAAATCTCTTTTTGCAGTTGGTTCCGGAATTTTCGCCATGGAAGAGAATGAGCTGGACGCTGCAATTCTGTTGACTCCGTTAAGTTTTGATCAGTTGTTGCCAAAAGAAATTGCGGAAAATTTTGATGTGAATCGCTCGGTTTATGTGGCTGAAATGATGGTTGAAAAATCAAAACAAGGGCAGGGGATCGGCAAAAAGTTACTGAACTTTTTTCTTGAAGGAACTGCTGACCGAGACAAGTTCGATAATGCTTTTATACGGGTTTGGGTAGAAAACAAAGCTGCGATTGGTTTATACAAAAATATGGGATTCGAGCCATGTGCCAGCATAGTGCAACCTAAATTGCTGGCCGATAAAAGTGAAACTTTCGATTTCGAAAAGATCTATCTTCATCAGAAGCTTAGTTGA
- a CDS encoding peptide chain release factor 3 — protein sequence MSFLEEIQRRRTFGIVSHPDAGKTTLTEKLLLFGGAIRVAGAVKSNKIKKGATSDFMEIERQRGISVATSVMGFEYNGYKVNILDTPGHQDFQEDTFRTLTAVDSVIIVIDAAKGVEPQTEKLMNVCRMRKTPVIVFVNKMDRPAQDPFTLMDEIEDQLKIKVRPLSWPINNGPDFKGVYNIFNRSLKLFTPDIQEIEERIKFEDVSDPTLEDHIGEDADVLREELELVEGIYPEFKNEDYLSGELAPVFFGSALYNFGVQELLDSFVKISPIPQPSTTEERVVKPEEKGFTGFVFKIHANIDPNHRSRIAFVKICSGKFERNKMYKNVRLGKSFRISSPTAFMASQKEIVEEAFPGDIIGVPDTGNYIIGDTVTDGEDIHFKGLPSFSPEMFRFVENADPMKSKQLAKGVDQLMDEGVAQLFTSAFNGRKIIGTVGQLQFEVIQYRLEHEYGAKCRFEPLSMHKACWIECDDEKVLTEFKKRKHQKMAKDKLGRDVFMADSAFILQMAQDEFKDIKFHFTSEF from the coding sequence ATGAGTTTTTTAGAAGAGATACAACGTCGTCGCACTTTTGGAATTGTTAGTCACCCGGATGCCGGAAAAACCACCTTAACCGAGAAACTGCTTCTTTTTGGTGGAGCAATTCGCGTGGCCGGAGCTGTAAAAAGCAATAAAATTAAAAAAGGCGCCACTTCCGATTTTATGGAAATCGAGCGTCAGCGTGGTATTTCTGTTGCTACGTCGGTAATGGGTTTCGAGTACAATGGCTACAAAGTAAATATTCTGGACACCCCGGGTCACCAGGATTTCCAGGAAGATACTTTCCGTACACTTACCGCGGTCGACAGTGTAATTATCGTTATTGATGCAGCAAAAGGGGTTGAGCCGCAAACCGAGAAACTGATGAATGTTTGCCGGATGCGCAAAACGCCGGTTATCGTTTTTGTAAATAAAATGGACCGCCCGGCACAAGATCCGTTTACCTTGATGGACGAAATTGAGGACCAGCTGAAAATTAAGGTTCGCCCGCTGAGTTGGCCAATTAACAACGGCCCCGACTTTAAAGGTGTTTACAATATTTTTAATCGTAGCCTGAAACTTTTTACGCCCGATATTCAGGAAATTGAGGAGCGTATTAAGTTTGAAGACGTTTCGGATCCGACTTTGGAAGACCACATTGGCGAAGATGCCGATGTATTGCGCGAAGAACTGGAATTGGTTGAAGGAATTTACCCGGAGTTTAAAAACGAAGACTACCTGTCGGGGGAACTGGCACCTGTATTTTTTGGTAGTGCACTGTATAATTTCGGAGTACAGGAATTGCTCGATTCGTTCGTAAAAATTTCTCCTATCCCACAACCAAGTACTACCGAAGAACGTGTTGTAAAACCCGAGGAAAAAGGATTTACTGGTTTTGTATTTAAAATTCACGCCAATATCGATCCGAACCACCGCAGCCGGATTGCCTTTGTAAAAATCTGCTCAGGTAAATTCGAGAGAAATAAGATGTACAAAAATGTTCGGTTGGGAAAATCCTTCCGAATTTCGAGTCCAACAGCTTTTATGGCTTCGCAAAAAGAAATTGTTGAAGAGGCTTTCCCGGGGGATATTATAGGTGTGCCTGATACCGGAAACTACATCATTGGTGACACGGTAACCGATGGAGAAGATATCCATTTCAAAGGACTTCCGAGCTTTTCGCCAGAGATGTTCCGTTTTGTTGAAAATGCCGATCCGATGAAATCGAAACAGTTGGCAAAAGGTGTTGACCAGTTAATGGACGAAGGTGTTGCACAGCTTTTTACCAGTGCTTTTAACGGACGTAAAATTATTGGAACGGTTGGTCAACTGCAATTCGAAGTTATCCAGTATCGATTGGAACATGAGTACGGTGCAAAATGTCGTTTCGAGCCACTGTCGATGCACAAAGCCTGCTGGATTGAGTGTGACGATGAAAAAGTGCTGACCGAATTCAAAAAGCGTAAGCACCAGAAAATGGCAAAAGATAAACTTGGTCGCGATGTTTTTATGGCCGATTCAGCCTTTATCCTGCAAATGGCACAAGACGAATTCAAGGATATTAAGTTCCATTTTACTTCGGAGTTCTAG
- a CDS encoding DUF2179 domain-containing protein: METSFYDSALFTYALLPALIFFSRVMDVTIGTIRIVMVSKGHKLWAPILGFFEILIWLIAISKIFQNLDNWFCYIAYAAGFACGNYVGLRIEEKLAVGIVKIQIITRMNAEKLINNLKEAGYGITHHEAKGSTESVSIIYSIINRIEIKKVEEIVKASNPKAFYSVEDVKFVKEGVFPVRTATNWRIRKGK, encoded by the coding sequence ATGGAAACAAGTTTTTACGATAGTGCATTATTCACCTACGCGCTACTTCCTGCACTGATCTTCTTTTCGCGCGTAATGGATGTTACCATTGGTACTATCCGCATTGTAATGGTTTCAAAAGGGCACAAATTATGGGCTCCAATTCTGGGATTTTTCGAGATTCTGATCTGGCTGATCGCTATCTCAAAAATCTTTCAGAACCTCGACAACTGGTTTTGTTACATAGCTTATGCAGCAGGTTTCGCATGTGGAAACTATGTAGGTCTTCGTATTGAAGAAAAACTGGCTGTAGGTATCGTAAAAATCCAGATCATCACCCGAATGAATGCCGAAAAACTGATCAACAATTTAAAGGAGGCAGGATATGGCATCACCCATCACGAAGCCAAAGGCAGCACAGAAAGTGTGAGTATTATTTATTCCATTATCAATCGCATTGAGATTAAAAAAGTGGAAGAGATTGTAAAAGCTTCCAATCCAAAAGCATTCTATTCAGTTGAAGATGTAAAATTTGTCAAAGAAGGCGTATTCCCCGTACGAACAGCCACTAACTGGCGTATTCGTAAAGGGAAGTAA